Proteins encoded in a region of the Ranitomeya imitator isolate aRanImi1 chromosome 9, aRanImi1.pri, whole genome shotgun sequence genome:
- the CHRM4 gene encoding muscarinic acetylcholine receptor M4: MSSGIGGAVTWEDSDLFYNISTPCCPVRMENDTWENATGLPTQPPNNTGEVSSKYQTMEMIFIATVTGSLSLVTVVGNILVMLSIKVNRQLQTVNNYFLFSLACADLIIGVFSMNLYSVYIIKGYWPLGPIVCDLWLALDYVVSNASVMNLLIISFDRYFCVTKPLTYPARRTTKMAGLMIAAAWLLSFALWAPAILFWQFIVGERTVKDKECYIQFLSNPAVTFGTAIAAFYLPVIIMTILYIHISLASRSRVRRHCPETKPEKKSKPISSMKSPLIKQIKSLPKSEAVEVKGAGENGVRNGKLEKSLTNLQSVEDKETSNESSSVSMTNNPQEKQVTDPPSGVVLAPTQSLQQLNPRVGAASKWSKIKIVTKQTGNECVTAIEIVPECSIPLHKDSTLPNSRPANVARKFASIARNQVRKKRQMAAREKKVTRTIFAILLAFIITWTPYNVMVLINTFCETCIPETVWYIGYWLCYVNSTINPACYALCNATFKKTFKHLLMCQYKNIGTAR, translated from the coding sequence ATCTTTTCTACAACATATCGACCCCTTGTTGTCCAGTCAGAATGGAAAATGACACTTGGGAGAACGCGACAGGTCTTCCTACGCAACCTCCCAATAACACCGGAGAGGTTTCAAGCAAGTATCAAACTATGGAGATGATCTTCATTGCCACAGTGACTGGTTCTCTCAGCTTGGTCACTGTTGTGGGCAACATCTTGGTGATGCTCTCAATCAAGGTCAACCGCCAATTACAGACGGTGAACAATTATTTTCTCTTCAGCCTGGCCTGTGCCGACCTCATCATTGGTGTGTTCTCCATGAATCTCTACTCCGTCTACATTATAAAGGGCTACTGGCCGCTTGGTCCCATTGTGTGTGATCTATGGTTGGCATTGGACTACGTGGTCAGTAATGCCTCCGTGATGAACCTTCTAATCATCAGTTTTGATCGATATTTCTGTGTTACCAAACCCTTGACCTATCCAGCTCGAAGAACCACCAAGATGGCGGGATTGATGATTGCAGCAGCTTGGCTTCTTTCCTTTGCACTATGGGCACCCGCCATCCTCTTTTGGCAATTCATTGTGGGTGAGAGGACAGTGAAAGATAAGGAGTGCTACATTCAGTTTCTCTCCAACCCTGCAGTTACTTTCGGCACAGCCATAGCTGCCTTTTATCTTCCGGTGATCATCATGACCATTCTCTATATTCACATTTCATTGGCCAGCAGAAGCAGAGTCCGCCGGCATTGTCCTGAGACCAAACCAGAGAAGAAGAGTAAACCCATAAGCTCCATGAAGAGTCCTCTGATCAAGCAGATAAAGAGCCTTCCTAAATCTGAGGCAGTGGAAGTCAAGGGTGCAGGAGAGAATGGGGTAAGAAATGGCAAACTAGAGAAGTCATTGACTAACCTTCAATCGGTGGAAGATAAAGAGACCTCGAATGAATCTAGTTCCGTCAGCATGACCAACAACCCTCAGGAAAAGCAAGTGACTGATCCACCTTCTGGTGTCGTCTTGGCTCCCACTCAAAGCCTGCAACAGTTGAATCCAAGGGTCGGCGCTGCTTCAAAGTGGTCCAAAATCAAAATTGTGACCAAGCAGACGGGCAACGAGTGTGTGACGGCTATTGAGATAGTTCCTGAATGTTCGATACCTCTGCACAAAGACTCAACCCTGCCAAACTCTCGTCCAGCTAATGTGGCGAGGAAATTTGCCAGTATAGCTCGCAATCAAGTGAGGAAAAAAAGACAGATGGCGGCTAGGGAGAAGAAAGTCACCAGGACCATCTTTGCTATACTGTTGGCCTTCATTATTACTTGGACTCCTTACAACGTCATGGTCCTAATAAACACTTTTTGCGAGACTTGTATTCCTGAAACTGTGTGGTACATAGGCTACTGGCTCTGCTACGTGAACAGTACGATAAATCCAGCTTGTTATGCGTTGTGTAATGCTACTTTCAAAAAGACCTTCAAACATCTCCTCATGTGTCAGTATAAGAACATCGGCACAGCCAGATAG